In Exiguobacterium sp. 9-2, the genomic window AGCGTGCCGTTCCGTACAAAGCAACACGACGATAGTCACCGATGATCCGTCCGCGTCCATAAGCATCAGGTAATCCGGTGATAATACCGGCTTTACGTGCGGCACGCATCTCAGGGGTATAGGCATCGAAAACCCCTTGGTTATGTGTCTTCCGGTACTCGCTGAAAGTTTTCGTGACGGTCTCGTCTGCTTCAAAGCCATACGCAGCTAAGGCATCATTCACCATCCGAATCCCGCCGTTCGGATGAATTGAACGTTTGAACGGTTCATCCGTCTGTAAGCCGACGATTTTTTCAAGAGAGGGATCAAGATACCCTGCATCATGCGAGAGGATCGTTGATGGTGTCTTGGCATCGACGGCAAACACACCACCACGTTGTCGTTCTTCATTTGTCAGCTGTAGAATTTGTTGCCAGAGCCGTTCCGTCGCTTGCGTCGGACCGACTAAAAAGTGATCATCTCCTGTATATTCCGTGCGATTGAGTCGAATGAAATCTGCAACATCGATTGTCTTGATCCATTCGCCAGACGTAAAGTTTGCCCAGAAACTCGTTTTTTCTAATAACATGGATACCACTCCTTTAAAATTGAGCTAATGATCAGTTCCTTATGTGAATAGTGTAACAAAAGGAGAAGGAGATTCCCTTTACGTTCATGTGAATATTTTAACAAGTGACCAAACGTTGATATGACGGGCTTTCTTTATTTCTGTACTTATGAAAGAGTGAAGATTAAAAAACAGGTGAAGCCTGGTAAATCAAGATTTTCACGAAACTGTATGAGCTGATTTGAAAAAGATCCACTAGCACAGTTGAAACTGTGAGGAATGTCACGTTACGGTATCTTGTGTTTTTACGACGTATCGTTGACAATGAAAAAGGGAATATAGAACGTGGAGGTGTGCCAAATGGAGTATGTGTCATTAACACAACAAGGAGATTATCAGTCGGGAGACTGGGTCTCACTGAAAATCGGATCGGAAGGTTCGACGCGAACTGGGATGATCACAGAATTTGAAGGTGATGGATTCTGGATTCGGTTTGAAGATGATTTTGATTATGAAGACTTTATCGGCTATGATGAATCGTACTGGATTGCGCTTGTTCGCCGTCCCGTGGACGTAAAAGCGACGTATGCCAGTCTTGCCGTGTATCCGGCACTCGCTGCAGAATTACAGGATCGTGTCATCCAAGGCTTCGAGATTTTAGAGGAAGAAGCTGGTGAAGGAGAAGTCCGGTTCCACATCCGATTGCTCGACGCAGGAAATGAATATACACAGACATTACGGGGATACCGTGATGCATCAGGAGATCATGTCGAATACGTAACGGCATGATGGAATTAAGAGAGTAGGAGAAATCGTTATGAACTTTACAAAACCATTTTTACAGGAAGCATGGGAACGGGCGCGCTTTACAGAGTTGATGCCTGTTCAAGAACAAGCGATTCCGTTGTTGCGCGAAGGAAAAGATGTCCTAGCTGAAGCGCCGACAGGAACAGGGAAGACGCTTGCTTATGTCATTCCAGCTTTAGAAAAGATTGAAGTGGAAGAGCCACACGTGCAAGTCGTCATCACGGCACCAACACGGGAACTCGTCATGCAAATTCATCAAGTCATTCAATTATTTGCTCAAGGAAGTGGTATCAAATCCGGTGCATTCATTGGTGGTGTTGAATTAAAGCGACAATATGAACGATTGAAGAAAAAGCCGCAAATCATCGTCGGAACACCGGGACGTCTCGTCGAGTTGATTGATTCGAAGAAGCTGAAGATGCATAAGGTGAAATTGATCGTTTTAGATGAAGCGGATCAAATTTATGAAAGTGGCATGAGTGACTCGGCGACGCGAATCGCAAATAGTGCGCTACGCGATCGACAACTGGCATTTGTCTCAGCGACATTGCCGGAACGGACAGCAGAATGGGGACGGACGCTTGCGAATGATCCTGAGACGATTCGTGTTGAGCGTGCCGTCAGCACACAAGTGACATTCGGTTATTTGGAGACTTCACGTCGTCAGAAACCGGAATTGTTACGTCGTCTGGCGAACATGCAAGGATCAAAAGTGCTGACATTCATCAACAATCGCTCATTCCTTGGACCATTGAATGGCGAGTTGAGTAAATTCTCACTGAAATACCGGATTTTAGATGCTGAAAAAGGAAAACGAGAGCGGATGGAGACCTTGCGTTCTTATAAAAAGGGAGAGTTTCCTTTACTCGTCACGACAGGTCTTGCGGCGCGTGGGCTTGATATCGAAGCGGTCACACACGTCGTCCATTACGATTTACCGGAGTCGCTTGACGATTTCGTACACCGTTCAGGTCGGACGGGACGCGGAAACGCAAACGGGATGGTACTTGCACTTGTCACGGATCAAGATTTAAAACACTTAAAAACACTTGCAAAGCAAATGGGCGTCGAGATGGAGCCAATGGAAATTTACCGCGGAGAAGTCATTCCGAAACGTGAATTCACAGCTCCTCAGACGATTAAGCGACCGGCTACTCCTCACCGGAAAGGGCGATCGAAATGAAGAACGATCGAAAAGTAATTCCATTTCCGACGACGGTTTCTGAAGCGGAAATGAATGCAGCCTTGAAGAAAATGTATCAGGAAGCAGCAACAGCACGCAGTACGGACTGGGTCGCTTTCATTGAAGAGATTGCGACAGAAGGACGTTGGTATTTAAAAGATGCTGAATTGTTCCGGGACTTATTCGTTGACTGGGCGATCTTCTATGAAACGGATGATCAAGGAAAAACACCGCACGGTCGTTTTCTCGAGCAGATAAAAGACGAGCTATCACCTAGTCTCTATCGCGCCTTGCGTGGATTAGCTGACCCGATGCCTTCGCTGTTTCAAGTCGATGCAGATGGTGTTGTTGATTTAATGTCGAAACAGACGTATCAAACGGATTTGGCTGAGATCGAAGTCGAACCGGGGGATCTGTTGATTGGGAAACTGCTCTATATTTCTGGGAAGTGGCGCTTTGCGATTGCCTACATGAAGGTAGCGCGCGCATTAGTACCAGAAGTCCTCGCTTTGTTGACGGACTTCGTGGATGAAGTGGGAGAAGACGCGTTACTTCGTCAATATCCAGAGTTTTGTGCGGAATTAATCGACTTGCTCCTCGATATCGAAGAAGGTAACATTGCACCAAGACCAGAAGAATAACTCAAAAAACCTAGGACACGTTGACTACAAAAAGTCATATGTCCTAGGTTTTTTTCATGGGTCCGCTCGATATAAAGCGACATCATTCTTATCCCGATGTTTCACGCGATACATGGCAAGATCGGCTTGCTTTAAACATGTTTCAAGATCGGCCTCATGACACGCTGTCACTCCGATGCTTGCGGAAACGAATAAAGATTGTCCTTTGTAGACATAGGGACGTCTTAAAAATTGTAAAAAGGATTTACATTTTCGGCGTAAGGAGAGTTCATCATCGGCTTGTAAAAGGATCGCGAATTCATCTCCACCGAGGCGATACACGGATTCCGAAGAACTTGTATGTTCGCTCAATCGCTTCGCAACTTCAATTAACACATAATCTCCTGCCTCGTGACCATACGTATCATTGACTTGCTTAAATCCATCTAAATCGACTAAGGCAAGATAATTCTTATCGGAGAGTCGATTTGAGAAATCTCGTTCTAAGGAACGACGGTTTCCGATATTAGTCAAAGCATCATGATAGGCATGGTATTCGATTCTCTTTTGACGAATTTTGCTTTCCGTGACATCATGTAAAATCGTGAATCGTCCCATCGAGGTAGCGGCAATTTGAATCGGAATATCAATGATTTCATAGCGTCGACTTTGTTCATCCTCATACTCATCAACGTTCGTTTCGAGCATTTCTAACAAATGACGCATCGTACGAGGAACATGTTCAATCGTCATATCTGACAAATGAAACAGACGTTGGGCAGCTAAATTCGCGTACAGCGCAGTGCCGGACTGATCGAGTCGAATCATCGGATCAGGATGACCGAGGAAGAGTGGAATGACCTGTTGTTCACTATCTTGGATTTGTTGTTTTCGATGTTCAATGCGTGAAGCGAGTTGTTCATTTCGTTCGTGTAATTGTGCGACAATCAACCCATGTTGACGGGCAATCAAGATTTGTCGAACGATTAGTAGGAATAATATGATAAAGATGTCGAGTTTTCCACCTTCTTGTTCCACCATGTAGTGGATGAACAAAGGGATGGCCAGTAAAGGAAGCCACGAACGGGGAATGACCGTCGTTCGAGCAGTTCCTTCTTCAATATGATCAACATGCCATAGAATAGCTGCGCTTTGCGCCAAACGAATCAATATCGGGAAGAACACCAGATAATTCGCTGAAAAATCAGGGAAGTAGACACTAGAGACTTCATAGATACCACGAATGAAAATGGATAAGAATAATAGAAATAAGGCCATCCGTGATACCCAATGTGTTTCTTGGATGAACGTAAAATAGAAAAAAACGAACAAACCGAGTGATGTGTTCGTAATGACGATGATGGCATAAGGAACAGTCTGAAGCCCAGGGTTCGTCAGTTCATTGAGGACATGGAATGCGACAAGTCCAATGAAAATGACGATAATCGCGGCATCAACGAAAGCAAGTACATGTTGTCCGAGTGTTCGTTTTGTGATGATTCGGTAAAAAATCGCGTATAAGAATACGTAATGGGATATTGAAAATAAAATCAGGCTATAAATAGATGGAATTGGAAAGTCTAAATAGACAAAACGTAACGTCTCAAAAATGGAACCGATATAGGATAAAACCAGTGATCCTAAAGCAATCAGCCAGAAATTTCGTCTGGGTACGACTAATATTTGTTCCTTACGATAAGCCGTAAGAATGAAGTAAGCGATCAACCCAAGTGATACATACTGAAGTACCTGTTCGACAATCCCATTAGAGATGGAAGGAGTCCATGTAGTAAGGATCATTAGAATAAAAGAGATGACGAGCATGGCAGGGAACCAACGGATGAAGTAGTTTGATTTAAGCACGGGATCCCTCCTAACGTTTGATGTGGACAGCGAACATATAGTTATTTTTCTCGTTCTTCTTGATCTGGTACATGGCTTCGTCTGCCCGAATCAATAACTGTTCTGAACTCTTACCGTCTTCAGGGTATAAGGAAATTCCGATAGATGGTGTGATACGAAGCGTATACGTGTTGATATAGAATGGATAATTTAGGATTTCGAGAACGTGTTCGGCAAACTGTCGAGTTTCCGAGGCAGATGCCTGAATGAAGATCAAGAATTCATCTCCACCAAGGCGTGCGACGAGATCAGTTGGCGTCGTCATTGATTGAAGACGCGTTGCTGTTTCTTGTAGCAGTAAATCACCGACATCATGTCCATAGGTGTCATTGATTTGTTTGAATCCGTCCAAATCTATGAATAATAAGGAGCCATAATCTAGCGTTGGCAGAGTTAGATAGAGTTGCTCCTCGAAGTAACGCCGGTTTGGTAAACGAGTGAGTGAGTCATGGTATCCCATACGTTCTAGCCATACTTCCTGTTGATAGTCTTCTGTGACATCCGCTAAGACGACGAAATAGCGTTGCTGATGTGGAATATCGATGATTGTCGTATTCAAAAAGGTTTCTGGATGTTCCTCCGTAGCAGGTACATGTAGGAGGTGAGCAGGATAGGTCGACTGCTTTTGTTGAAGCAACGGGATGAGCCGATCAAGTTGACGGCGTTGACTCGGTCCGAGCGGTAAATCATTCCATCCTGCTTCTGCAGCGGCTGGATTGACGGATCGAATTTGATACATGTCATCGATTTCAAAAACGATTTCTGGATAAGACAAAAAAAGTGACGTCAGTTCTTTTTCACGCAACTGTAGCAACTCTGTTTTTTGATGAACGATGTCTTCTAGATTCGTTTGTAATGCCGTTGTTTCCTGTAACAACCGAAGATTTTCCCGGTATGAAAAAAGCTGCCGTGTTAAAAATAATAAAAACGTAATACCAATAGACAACAAGAAGAAGGTTCGAGAGACAGGATAAAACGTAATATAAAGAATCAGCGCAGATAATAAGATGTAAACCAACAGTGAACGCGTAAGTGTCTCGACTCGAATGAGATTTGCTTGCTCCTCACGACTCATGGGAAGTGTACGTGTGTTCAAAAAGGCGATGAGGAACAGACCGCTAAGTGGATATAGCGGAAGCAATAGACCCGATATTTGCGGTTCACCGTTTAATAACAAGGTATAAAACACAAAGTTCGTCATGCCGAGAATGAATGTTCCGAGGACAAGAAAGATAAATCCTGATCGTGATACGTTCCGTCTTAACCCAGACGCATAGAGTAAAAAAAAGAAAAGCGTCAACAAAATTGTCAAGAAGGCATAAAATGTCCAACTGAGTTGCTCGAGTGTCGTTCGCGTATAAGAGGGAACAAAGCGGAAAATAGCGATATATCCAGCAATCATTGAAACAGCGAATAAAGTCAAGGAATCAAGAATCAATAACTTTTGTTTTTTGAATAATGTCAAATCTAATTGTCGGAAAAAGAAAAGGACCATCATTGTCAAATGAATCGTATAAGGTAAATCCAGCAAGACGTTCAAATTGACATCGTTCCATTGAAAGAAACGTCCAATCATATTCAGGAAATCGCCTAAAAAATAAGAGAAGAAAGCGATGGATAACCACTTGTACGGAAGGGAAGGTTGTTTGAAAGCCGTCGATCGACTAAATAAGAAAATCATGAAAGAACCGCTTAAACTAATAAGTGCCGAGAGTTGTAACGAAAGGTCTTGTGGCAATAGCCAGAGCAGTATGTAAGTAATGACTAAGTAGAATGCGACGATAGGGTAGATGTTTTGAACCATCCGTTTCACTAGAACTCCTCCTTTCGCAAGCCTTCCTCCAAAACGAAATATGCTATAACATTACCCGATATCTAATATGAATTCACATTTATTTTCATAATTAAAAATAAAAGTAAGAGATGTTTTCTATTTCATAAAAAAAGCGGAACTCTTCTAAGTGAAGAACTCCGCTTATCGGATTTATTGATGAGATTGGCGATGGTTTTCAAATGCCTCGATTTTTTCAGAAAGATATGTCCAATATTCCATTCGCTCGTCAAGCATCGCTTTGGTCTTTTCGATGGCTTGATACAATTCATTGACCTTTCCGAGATCACTTCCTGCTGAAGCGAGATCAGCCTCTAATTGCTCTAGTTCAACTTCACTCTCTTCAATTTGTTGCTCAATGATAGCCCAATCTTGTTGTTCCTGATAACTTAGTTTCTTTGGCGTCTCTGTTTTTGGTGCTGTAGCAACCTCTGCCGTTTTTTCAACGACGATTGAGGGAACGGGTGCTGCCATTTGCTCAAGATAGTCTGTATATTGTCCGTAATAAAAAATGATGTTTCCATCTTCAAATGCAATCAGGCGATCGACGACCCGGTCGAGGAAGTAGCGATCATGACTGACTGTGATGACAGTACCTGGGAATGATTCTAAATAATCTTCTAGTACGGATAAGGTCTCGGTATCCAAGTCGTTCGTCGGCTCATCAAGGAAGAGGACGTTCGGTTCTTCCATCAAAATCGTTAACAATTTCAGACGTCGCTTTTCGCCACCAGAAAGCTTGCCGATTTGTTTATATTGTGCTTCCGGTTTAAAGAGAAATTGTTCGAGCATCTGACTTGCTGTGATCTCCTCACCGGCGAGTGTCGTAATGACTTTTGCGATCCGTTCGACCTCATCGATGACGCGGCGTTCGGGATGCGTAAATTCGGCGAATTGACCGTAAAAACCAATCTTCACCGTTTCGCCGTGAATGATCTCACCCGTTGTTGGCTCTAAGCGTTTCGCGAGGATTGAAAGAAGTGTCGATTTTCCACTACCGTTTCGACCAACGATGCCATACCGCTCTTTGCGTCCGATCAGAGCGTCAAACGATTCAAAAAGTGTCCGTTCACCAAATCGGTGCGAGACGTCATATGCTTCAATGACTTTCTTGCCGAGGCGGGTCGAACCGACCTGTACTTCAAGTGTCGCTTCTTCTTCCTCATACGAAAGGTCTTGTAAAGCATCCACGCGCTGGATCCGGGCTTTTTGTTTCGTCGTCCGTGCTTTTGCTCCGCGACGCAACCAAGCGAGTTCGCGACGGAGGATGTTTTGACGTTTTTCCTCCATAGAAGCCGTCCGTTCACGACGTTCGGCACGTTTTTCAAGAAACGATTCATAGTTTCCGACATAGAAATAAGCTGTTCCATTTGCGATCTCCATCATATGATTCGTGACACGATTCAAGAAATAGCGATCATGAGTGATTAGTAGAATCGCACCACGGTATTCCTTGATTTGAGTCTCAAGCCAGCTGATCGTCTCGGCATCAAGTTCGTTCGTCGGCTCATCAAGCAGGAGGAGATCGGCTTCATCGAGTAAGGCTTCAGCGAGTCCGACGCGCTTACGTTGTCCTCCGGAAAGAGAGCCGATCAACGCGTTCAAGTCGAGGATGCCGAGTTTGTTTAAGATCATTTTTAAACGCGATTCCGTGTCCCACGCTTGCGCGGCATCAACCTCGGTTTGCGCTGTGATGAAGCGGTTGAGTAACGTCTCACTTGTCGGATCCTGTTCGAGCGCTAGTCGTGCCGTTTCGTAGTGGCGCAACGCGTTGATCGTTGGTGTGTCACCCGAAAGGAGTACTTCCATGACAGTCCGATCTTCCGGATAATCGGTCGTTTGCGATAGCAAACGGATCCGATAATCATTTGGATGATGGATCGTACCAGCATCTGCTGTTTCTTTGCCTGCTAGAATGTGCAGGAGGGTCGATTTACCGGTACCGTTGACGCCAATGATACCGATCCGGTCACCAGGAGAGACAGAAAACGTGACATCTTCGAAGACAATTTTATCGGCAAATTCTTTTTTGAGATTTTCTACTTTCATTAACATATTAGACACCTTCTACAATCTGTTTGATTTGATGTTCGACCGTCTGGACGAGTTCTTTCTGTGTCATCGTGCTCGGATCAATCGACGGCAAGATCGTGACTTCGACTGTAGCCGGACGGATCTTACCCGTTTCCTCCATGACACGATAACTACCTGAAATCGCGACGGGTACGACGCGTGCGCCACTTGATGTCGCAAGGGTAAAACTTCCTGCTTTGAATTCCGCCATCGGTCCGCCTTTTGAACGTGTTCCTTCTGGGAAGATGATCATTGATTGTCCGTCCTTGATCGTGTCGACACCAGAGCGGATCGCTTTTAGGGACTGGCGTCGGTCTTTTCGGTCAATCATGACACACCCCATCAGATTCATCCAGACATTAACGATTGGAATTTTATTCACTTCGATTTTTGAGATGAATGCTTTTGGTTTATCGATTTTTCCAAGTAGAATCGGAACATCGAAGTTTCCTTGGTGATTCGAGATGAACACGACAGGTTCATTTGCCGGGATATGTTCATGCCCCATCACATGGACACGAACGCCAGCGAGTCGGAGGAGAGAGTTCGCCCAGGCGCTCGCTACACGCTGAACGAATGCATAGCGCGCGAGATGCGTTCGACGTTTTGCGGTTGGTAAAAACGGTAAGGTACAGGGTAAGACAAGTCCAAAATAAATGAACCAAATGACAGTACGGATCATGGTAAAGTGACAGCTCCTTTTTTTCATTGCTGATGTTATTGTACAAAAAAAGACCAGGTGTCGCACCCGGTCTCCATGATTATTCCCAGTAACGAGGCTCAGATTCCTCTTCGCTTTCTCCAAGTTCGAAAGTGAGGCGACGTGTCGTCGGATCAACGGAGAACGTAGCGTTCGTGTTGTCGATCTGTTTGATTTCCATCGTCTCTTCATCCAAGATGAGAGTCAAGCGGACCTTATCTTCGTGATCTACGAGCAGTACGCCATCTTCCTTCAACCATAAATCGATGACAGGTGAGTAGCGGAGTGTCCAACCGTTTGATAAAGGGATTTCGTTCATAATGAATCTGTTCCTCCTAGGTGATGAAATCGTGTTCTTTATTTATCATGCTGGTCTGTCCCAGAGAATGCAAGTGGTGTACTCGAATCTCGATTAGGATAGGCAATTTGATAAGACTGTTCTCGTTTTTTCATGCGTTCGTACTGTTTTTTGACGCGACGGTATTGAATGTATTCAATGTAAGTCAGATAGGACGTACGGAGTAACTGTCGAATCGATGATAACGATAGGCAAATCGCTAACGTAAAGACGAAAACACCAATCGAACTTGTATAATAACCGGTAACAAAACTTAAGTATGTAGTGATGAGACCCGCAATCGTCGTGAATAAGTAGAAGAGCACGTCCGTTTCCTCCTCGAAATTAAAATATAGGTATGTTCATCTAATTCGAGGTTGAACTTGATTTTCCTTTATCGTCCTGTAAATGTCCGGAAAAAATAAAAAAATCCACACGGAAGGTGTAGATTTTAAGGGCGATCGATTTGCTGAAGCGCTGGTGTCTTCGGAGTCATATCTGTACTGTTTGATCCTTCTGCAAAAACGATTCCAATCGTAGCAAGGAAAGCAAAAAATGCAAAAACCAATGTTTTCGTGAAGCGTCGAGCGAACGAACGCGATTGAATATTATGAAACATTTTTATCCCCCATATTTACCTAAACTAAACCTTCTTTTTCCTGTTATTTAATCATATATCTTTTTTTCAAAAAAATCACGCAAATGTGTTTCGTTCACAAATATGTCACAACTGTCATCGTGTGGTCGATTTCAGAGGTGAACAGAAAAAGAGTATAGTATGGTAGGGAAAGAACAGAAGGATGGTTCGAATGAACTTGAACCAATTCAAATAGAGAGAGGAGATGACCCGAAATGGGATTACGCGCAGGACAGGTTGTCACATTAAAAGTAGAACGTGAAGCAGAGTTCGGAGTGTTTTTGACAGATGGAAATGAAGATGTGTTGTTGCATAACAATGAACAGACACAAAAAGTAGCTCTTGATGATGAAGTAGAAGTCTTCTTGTATCAAGATAATGAAGGACGTTTGGCATCATCGATGACGATTCCAGAAGCTTCATTTGAAGACTACGTCAAGACGACGATCAATGGGACGCGCTATAACACAGGAGTGTTCGCGAATATCGGGATTCAAAAAGATGTTCTTGTCTCACTTGACGATTTGCCGCAACGTCGGATGTTCTGGCCGGAAGAAGGCGATCAACTTTTCATTCGTCTAAAACATGATCAAAAGCTTCGTTTACTCGGAGACCCTGCACCATATGCTTACTTCAACTTACGAGCGAAGCCAGCTCCAGAAGAATGGAACAACATGGACGTCGAAGGTCTCGTCTTCTCACAACGCGAACCAGGCGTCAATGTCTGGGTCAACGATCAGTCAATCGGATTCTTGCATGAACGCGAGATGGAACGTTGGCCGCGTCTTGGAGAAGTCTTGAAATTACGAGTGACAAATGTAAAACCAGATGGTACAGTATTACTTTCAGCACGACCACGTGCCTTTGAAGCCATTGATACAGACGCGGAGTTGATTCTGAACCATCTACTTGAACATGATGGTCAGATGCCGTATGGTGATAAGACAGCTCCCGAGAAGATCGATGAAGTATTCGGTCTCAGTAAGGCAGCATTCAAACGAGCGCTCGGTCGCCTGTTGAAAGATAAAAAAATAGAAAAAAATGAAACGGGTATTCGGTTGACGCAATAATCAAACCGAGTAAGCCTGCGTTTCGAATAGATAGTAAGGAATTCATCATTTTGGTGGTTGCGGCTGGTTTGATTACCGGCGACCATTTACTGAATATACCCCATCACTAGTGGGGGCACGCGATGACGTTCATCGCACGGTCCGGGCACTTCGCCTTTCCCTCGCCCTTATGGCAACGATTATGATGGTGACTTCCCTAAACATTATTATGAGAGAAACCACTCTATCTTTATGGGATAGATTCTGTTATAATAGGTAGTCGATTGTATTCGTTACGGTAGCGTCTGTTTAGTGGCAGACGCTTTTCATATGACAAAGGAGAGTATTTAGCATTGACAACATTTCGTGAATTAAATCTTAGTGAGGCACTTATCAAAGGTGTCCTAAAAATGGGCTTTGAAGAAGCAACACCAATCCAAGCAGAAACAATTCCAGTCGGACTCAGCGGCGTTGACTTAATTGGTCAAGCACAAACAGGTACTGGTAAAACTGCAGCATTCGGTATCCCAACAATCGAGCGTCTTGACGCAAAATCACGCAACATCCAAGCGTTGATCCTTGCTCCGACACGTGAGCTTGCAATCCAAGTAGCTGAAGAATTGAACCGGATCGGTGAAGTAAAACGCGTTCATGCACTTCCTGTTTACGGCGGTCAGCAAATCGATCGTCAAATCCGTGCACTTCGCAAAAATCCACAAATCGTCGTTGCGACACCAGGACGTTTGATGGACCACATGAACCGTAAGACGTTGAACCTCGATCACGTTCAAACGGTCATCCTTGACGAGGCAGATGAGATGTTGAACATGGGATTCGTCGAAGATATCGAGAAAATCCTCGGTGCACTTCCTGAA contains:
- a CDS encoding DEAD/DEAH box helicase, producing the protein MNFTKPFLQEAWERARFTELMPVQEQAIPLLREGKDVLAEAPTGTGKTLAYVIPALEKIEVEEPHVQVVITAPTRELVMQIHQVIQLFAQGSGIKSGAFIGGVELKRQYERLKKKPQIIVGTPGRLVELIDSKKLKMHKVKLIVLDEADQIYESGMSDSATRIANSALRDRQLAFVSATLPERTAEWGRTLANDPETIRVERAVSTQVTFGYLETSRRQKPELLRRLANMQGSKVLTFINNRSFLGPLNGELSKFSLKYRILDAEKGKRERMETLRSYKKGEFPLLVTTGLAARGLDIEAVTHVVHYDLPESLDDFVHRSGRTGRGNANGMVLALVTDQDLKHLKTLAKQMGVEMEPMEIYRGEVIPKREFTAPQTIKRPATPHRKGRSK
- a CDS encoding GGDEF domain-containing protein → MLKSNYFIRWFPAMLVISFILMILTTWTPSISNGIVEQVLQYVSLGLIAYFILTAYRKEQILVVPRRNFWLIALGSLVLSYIGSIFETLRFVYLDFPIPSIYSLILFSISHYVFLYAIFYRIITKRTLGQHVLAFVDAAIIVIFIGLVAFHVLNELTNPGLQTVPYAIIVITNTSLGLFVFFYFTFIQETHWVSRMALFLLFLSIFIRGIYEVSSVYFPDFSANYLVFFPILIRLAQSAAILWHVDHIEEGTARTTVIPRSWLPLLAIPLFIHYMVEQEGGKLDIFIILFLLIVRQILIARQHGLIVAQLHERNEQLASRIEHRKQQIQDSEQQVIPLFLGHPDPMIRLDQSGTALYANLAAQRLFHLSDMTIEHVPRTMRHLLEMLETNVDEYEDEQSRRYEIIDIPIQIAATSMGRFTILHDVTESKIRQKRIEYHAYHDALTNIGNRRSLERDFSNRLSDKNYLALVDLDGFKQVNDTYGHEAGDYVLIEVAKRLSEHTSSSESVYRLGGDEFAILLQADDELSLRRKCKSFLQFLRRPYVYKGQSLFVSASIGVTACHEADLETCLKQADLAMYRVKHRDKNDVALYRADP
- a CDS encoding GGDEF domain-containing protein is translated as MVQNIYPIVAFYLVITYILLWLLPQDLSLQLSALISLSGSFMIFLFSRSTAFKQPSLPYKWLSIAFFSYFLGDFLNMIGRFFQWNDVNLNVLLDLPYTIHLTMMVLFFFRQLDLTLFKKQKLLILDSLTLFAVSMIAGYIAIFRFVPSYTRTTLEQLSWTFYAFLTILLTLFFFLLYASGLRRNVSRSGFIFLVLGTFILGMTNFVFYTLLLNGEPQISGLLLPLYPLSGLFLIAFLNTRTLPMSREEQANLIRVETLTRSLLVYILLSALILYITFYPVSRTFFLLSIGITFLLFLTRQLFSYRENLRLLQETTALQTNLEDIVHQKTELLQLREKELTSLFLSYPEIVFEIDDMYQIRSVNPAAAEAGWNDLPLGPSQRRQLDRLIPLLQQKQSTYPAHLLHVPATEEHPETFLNTTIIDIPHQQRYFVVLADVTEDYQQEVWLERMGYHDSLTRLPNRRYFEEQLYLTLPTLDYGSLLFIDLDGFKQINDTYGHDVGDLLLQETATRLQSMTTPTDLVARLGGDEFLIFIQASASETRQFAEHVLEILNYPFYINTYTLRITPSIGISLYPEDGKSSEQLLIRADEAMYQIKKNEKNNYMFAVHIKR
- a CDS encoding ABC-F family ATP-binding cassette domain-containing protein, translating into MLMKVENLKKEFADKIVFEDVTFSVSPGDRIGIIGVNGTGKSTLLHILAGKETADAGTIHHPNDYRIRLLSQTTDYPEDRTVMEVLLSGDTPTINALRHYETARLALEQDPTSETLLNRFITAQTEVDAAQAWDTESRLKMILNKLGILDLNALIGSLSGGQRKRVGLAEALLDEADLLLLDEPTNELDAETISWLETQIKEYRGAILLITHDRYFLNRVTNHMMEIANGTAYFYVGNYESFLEKRAERRERTASMEEKRQNILRRELAWLRRGAKARTTKQKARIQRVDALQDLSYEEEEATLEVQVGSTRLGKKVIEAYDVSHRFGERTLFESFDALIGRKERYGIVGRNGSGKSTLLSILAKRLEPTTGEIIHGETVKIGFYGQFAEFTHPERRVIDEVERIAKVITTLAGEEITASQMLEQFLFKPEAQYKQIGKLSGGEKRRLKLLTILMEEPNVLFLDEPTNDLDTETLSVLEDYLESFPGTVITVSHDRYFLDRVVDRLIAFEDGNIIFYYGQYTDYLEQMAAPVPSIVVEKTAEVATAPKTETPKKLSYQEQQDWAIIEQQIEESEVELEQLEADLASAGSDLGKVNELYQAIEKTKAMLDERMEYWTYLSEKIEAFENHRQSHQ
- a CDS encoding lysophospholipid acyltransferase family protein, translated to MIRTVIWFIYFGLVLPCTLPFLPTAKRRTHLARYAFVQRVASAWANSLLRLAGVRVHVMGHEHIPANEPVVFISNHQGNFDVPILLGKIDKPKAFISKIEVNKIPIVNVWMNLMGCVMIDRKDRRQSLKAIRSGVDTIKDGQSMIIFPEGTRSKGGPMAEFKAGSFTLATSSGARVVPVAISGSYRVMEETGKIRPATVEVTILPSIDPSTMTQKELVQTVEHQIKQIVEGV
- a CDS encoding CvfB family protein produces the protein MGLRAGQVVTLKVEREAEFGVFLTDGNEDVLLHNNEQTQKVALDDEVEVFLYQDNEGRLASSMTIPEASFEDYVKTTINGTRYNTGVFANIGIQKDVLVSLDDLPQRRMFWPEEGDQLFIRLKHDQKLRLLGDPAPYAYFNLRAKPAPEEWNNMDVEGLVFSQREPGVNVWVNDQSIGFLHEREMERWPRLGEVLKLRVTNVKPDGTVLLSARPRAFEAIDTDAELILNHLLEHDGQMPYGDKTAPEKIDEVFGLSKAAFKRALGRLLKDKKIEKNETGIRLTQ